A section of the candidate division KSB1 bacterium genome encodes:
- a CDS encoding RES family NAD+ phosphorylase, with product MKVYRIVKTRYINGLSGNGAGIYGGRWNHNGTKMVYASESRSLATVEYLVHVPLSFVPTNLSLATLQIPDGITQKKIKTSDLPNNWRKHPAPLMLAEIGTKWATKKESLLLRVPSAVVEHEFNILINPLHPEIQHISIFQIERYFVDNRLL from the coding sequence ATGAAAGTCTACAGAATCGTCAAAACTCGTTATATTAACGGTTTGTCAGGGAATGGGGCCGGTATTTATGGAGGAAGATGGAATCATAATGGTACGAAAATGGTTTATGCTTCTGAGAGCAGATCCTTGGCAACTGTTGAATACCTGGTTCATGTGCCTCTATCATTTGTTCCAACCAATCTTAGTTTGGCGACTCTTCAAATACCCGATGGAATAACTCAAAAAAAAATCAAAACCTCTGATTTACCCAATAACTGGCGAAAACATCCAGCGCCTTTGATGTTAGCTGAAATAGGAACAAAATGGGCAACAAAAAAAGAGTCGTTACTGCTCCGTGTCCCTTCTGCTGTTGTTGAGCATGAATTTAACATTCTGATCAATCCGTTACATCCGGAAATACAACATATTTCCATATTTCAAATTGAAAGATATTTTGTTGACAACCGGTTACTTTGA